The window GTCTTGCCACATGaccagagacccccccccccccaacaatgACCTTCCCTTCTCATTACCGAGGTGTTCATGAGTTTTAAAACCTCCGGGAGGATGTCATAGAGCTTGTCCATCTCCTGGACTGCGTTCTTAGGGTAAGAGAAGAGGGGGACCAGCGCTATCTGTCCCAAGTCTGGAAGAACAAGGAACACAACATCAGACACAGCAGAGGGACTTAAAGGGGATTGTTCACCACCAAATAAAAAGTACTTCTTATTTACTTTCTACTGAGTGACACCCGCCAACCGTATCATGAACATGGCCTCTTGTCCGTGCGTATGTGCATGCTTTCTTCTGTGCGGTGATACAGCATAGGCGGGTGTCGTTCGGTAGAAAGGAAATACGTAGTTCTCACAAGCAACTGCTCACAACATGGTCTGTGGATTATCTGGAGTAACGGGGTCATGATTTCTGACAAAGAGACATTGCTGTTGAGTTTTTCAACTGGCACAAGACTAGCCCAATCTAGTTCCATTATATAGAGAAGGCAGACATATATGGCCAAGATCTCCAAAACTTTGCAACTCACAACAAAACAACCTAGATGGATAAATGGTAGGAGGAAACAAGCATTTTTGATTTTGGGATGAACTGTCTTTTTAAAGTCTTAGACTCCGAGACTTAGAGGGACTTTAACAGCAATACTAAATAACATGTTTACCAACCGGTTTTGTTGCTTTGTATGATCAGCACAAATGGTTCTCTGAAGAAATCATTATTTGTATCTGGGTACTGGTACTGACCAGTTATATTCACTGAGCCGATCCTGCAACATAGACAtgttggaacacacacactgacaattaTAACAGGATCACTGTTCAAGGGGACACGACAGTACATGACTGAAAGAAAAGTgagactgatgtgtgtgtgtgagtgtgtgtgggtctgtgtcagAGTCTGATGATGTTGACGAGGACAGCTAAGGGGAAAGTCATACTGTGTTTCTGTCCTTGCATACTTGTCCTTGTGTCAGACTGTTCTTACCCATCTGGGGTGCAGATGTCAGTGTGCTCTTACCTATACAGGTACACGTATTGCTGCTTGTCTGCAGGTGTTGGTCCCAGACCTACACTGGACACAGACTTGTAGCGGTTGTGCTCATTGTACCTATGAGAGCAGAAACAGACAGGAAAACAAGGACACTATATAACTGGAActgacacactctcacagaaGGGTATATATTGTAATGCATACACTCTCCAGAGGGGTATATATTGTAATGCATACACTCTCACAGAGGGGTATATATTGTAAAGCATACACTCTCACAGAGCACCATCATGCCAAGGAACATCTCCATAAAACAGCATCTCTATAAAAAGAATATTTAACTGCATCTGCTTCTTTACTGAAGCAATACTAGCTTTCACTGAGACCAATGTTGACTAGTTTAGACTGAAATAGAGTAGAAATGAATGATATCGCAACAGACAAGCGTCTGCTGACATTGCCACAAGAGGAAAAACTCTGTTATATTTCCTGCAACACCCAAGTGGGTTGCTCTGACAAAACAATAGCTACTAGCTTGTTTACACAATCTGACACCAAACGAAAGAATCCCAAGAACCCTAGGATGTACTGTACATTTCATGGTTACGGTAAATCTAGTTGGAAAATTCAGTCATTCCTTTTCCTTTAAATGATGTGACCCCAAACCTGGCATCATCTACTGTACCTGTTTAAGGACGTCACCAGAGCCTTGGTGGCCTTGCCCTTGGGGTCCCTAACCCCCTGCAGCAGGCAAACGTCACAGCGAGACACAATCTGAAGACACAACAACAAGCTGATCATACCATGAATAATACAGGTCATGGAGGCTGACATGTTCTGCTGTGGAATGCTCCATCAACCTGACCTTCCTTCTTTCCCGCTTTCATGTAATCTGTGATTTAACAGTAGTGGTTAGGTGAAAACTAAGGCCCCAGTCATTTATCTACTCAGATGGGGGATTTCAAGGGGAGGAAATGAGGTCGGTAGCATTTATAGAGAATCCAACACAAACTTGTCTCTCTTGcctttgtgagtgtgttcaGGATTTGAAAGTTGGTCGCCTTGATGCTGTTGAAGCCCTGGGTGTTGAAGGCACATATCTTAAAGGCTCTGCAGGAGCCCCATAGCAagagcagggagaagaggaggagaagtggaggaggagcgaggcgCTGCATGTTTCTGGCTGGCTTTCTGCaaagagagaagacagacagtTGGATCAAAACTGGCTGAAGAGGCTGAAGAGGAAGTGGGAGAGTAACTACAAGAGTAGTGAGCACACTAAGACACTTCCTGTTCGTCCTGGCTCAGGCATGGCTAGTTGGACAAAAGGAGTTAATAATTTCATTACCTGAACACAACAACTGCGTGTGGGAACTAGGAATCCTAATTTCCTATGTAAACTTGGTTCTCTGAAGGTCACAGCCAGGGATTGTTGACAATGAGATAATGCTTTCCATGCAAGTTGAGACAGATTTACTGACTAACTTTAAAGTGTAAACGACATACATCGAAGTGTAGTAGAACCAGTTGTCCTGCTTTCGGGATGGCCCGGAGGTCTCAGACTACACTAGAATCATAGAACCAACCTGGAACCACACAGGTTCTCCTCTACCATAAATAATATGATACTTTTAGTAATGTTGAGCTCCTCTGATATCCAATGAACAACACTTCCAACATGTTTAATAAACTGCAAACTGGCTGTTTGTCTCAGACGGTCTTTGCTTTAAGGAGTTGTCTGGTTCTCTGAATACCTTGACACACCAGTCCAAACTACAGAGAGGATTTCAACAGTCAGAGTGGACATGTTGGTATGCTGTTCTCATAAATGGGGCCATGTTTTCTATCCATAACCTCAAGTTGTCAAAGATGTTATGAGCCTCCTACTCACAAACATCAATAAACCCCCAAACTCACATGCTCACTTACTGAGTCATGTGAGGGTAAAGTTATGTGGCACAAATAGAATCATCTTACCTTATATGTTGGCTGCAGAAGAGCTGGTCAACAAATTTGGTAATCCGTTGGTGATTTTTCTCACCAGAAGATTCTCACCTGGGTGTAGGCCCAGGTGTCATTTTACATCCACCCTTAAACGAGCTTTTACGGCTGTCACCTGACATTCTCGCCTATAAGACGCGGTGGGTGGAACCGCAAATGAAATCTCCACAACATTTTTGCTGACGCCTAGCGTCAGCAACTGCAACTGCATACAGACTGCTTTGGCCAGCAACAAGAGAGGAGGTAGGACTGTAGTCACACGTCCCACTCACAAGTTTGGGATGACATGCTGATGAAATAACGGTGTTTTACTAAACCATCATATGGGTGAGTTTGTTTTGTGCAAATGCAAATTGTTAAGCGGATTTTTTATAATAGCTCAcatactttttttaaattgttgaaTGCTGTCTACAATTAAGCTACATGCATAACAACAACTTGTGGCTAACGGTAGCTaataagttagctagctagctcgttTTGTAGCTCAACTACTAGTTTAGTAAGTAGCCAGTGCATATTTGTTTGCTAACTGATAATTTGGTGTGTTAAAAAGCAAACCAGATGAGGATTAATCTTGTCAGTCTCGGGCATATTTATGCCTATGTCAAGTTGATTCGCTACAATAGCTTAGCTAACAGTACCATGTAGACTAGCTAAGTTGCGAGTAGATGTGTTTCAAGCTGGCCAGTTTGTTATTTATATGCAGTTGCCTTTAAAGCAAGACCGCAAATTTAAGTTTATTTTGCTTGGTACTGTACAGAATGCATGTCTGTTGAAACAACGAACGTCAAGTTAACCGTAAAAATTTAACTTTCTTTTAGATGACTCCGCCCCATACAGTACTGTAAGTGTCTAGTTTCAGTGAGTGATGTCTTAACTAGTTATTGATGCGCTAGAAATCACGCAAGAGTCAATGCTGCTCACGTCCTGTTCCTCGACAGCACAGCTGTTTTGCCGTTGTGTGCACTGTCCCCGTCTACTCCACTGTGTTGCAATGCCAATTGCTGGTATGAATTTATGCTGACACAACAGACCTACGAGCCTTTTTTCTCCATGTAGGTACTGTAGATATAAGATGAGCGCTCTCTGTACGTCTTAAAGTTAAGGGTCTAAAACACAGACTGGACTCTGGGGAGGTTTATTAGAGAATCCGATTTTCACTTCCCCACCATTTGGGGGAAGTTAAATTGTATTGGAAGTGTATTAATTGCTTTCATATTTATAGTTTCGAGTCGTGAAAAGGTGTCAGTGACGTTTGTACAGAGCTGTGTCTTGTTGGTCAGCTGACGTGAGCGTTGTGTTGATGACCCTCCCCAGTGGTCTGATGGTATGGCCTCCCGGCTGTTGGACCGGCTCCGCCGCTCGTTCTTCAGAGACGGGGACGCGTGTAAAGACGAGGACGCCGTGGAGGACTTCCCAGAGAGCTCCGAGCTGGAGGACGACACTGAGTGCGTCTCGGAGCGCCTCGGCGGAACTCTGTGTTTCGACGGCTCAGggggggagacggaggaggcggggggggagggctcGGGGGCCGACAGCGACTCGGACTTCTTGGGGGAGTCTCTGGACGAGGGATTCATCAGCACAGGTAACGCCACGCCTGCGCCATCTCCAGGAACTACACCATGTACATGAACCCTATAGTACATTCTCTAGACTGTCTACATTACCCACCAACTGTAACAGCACCACAGTACTCTACCATGTTCAACAGCTTTCACTT of the Hypomesus transpacificus isolate Combined female chromosome 18, fHypTra1, whole genome shotgun sequence genome contains:
- the LOC124480511 gene encoding deoxyribonuclease-1-like 1, whose amino-acid sequence is MQRLAPPPLLLLFSLLLLWGSCRAFKICAFNTQGFNSIKATNFQILNTLTKIVSRCDVCLLQGVRDPKGKATKALVTSLNRYNEHNRYKSVSSVGLGPTPADKQQYVYLYRIGSVNITGQYQYPDTNNDFFREPFVLIIQSNKTDLGQIALVPLFSYPKNAVQEMDKLYDILPEVLKLMNTSNVMFLGDFKAGCGYMTRTMKQDIRLFTKPGFYWLIGDKVDTTVRDITNCPYDRIVVHGASLLKNIEPYSAKAFDFAKEFKMTKQRVLRVSDHFPVEVKLRTVSSAQPTRALPHVIILSGIIWSSLHLSVITSIGC